The following are encoded together in the Bactrocera neohumeralis isolate Rockhampton chromosome 6, APGP_CSIRO_Bneo_wtdbg2-racon-allhic-juicebox.fasta_v2, whole genome shotgun sequence genome:
- the LOC126761880 gene encoding ribosomal L1 domain-containing protein CG13096, which produces MVKLQKSLTKPLDIIEKKKTKLPAPPLAGISKSNKKEKAVTVLEKSPKSKKEKLAKAIIKDVEVVAPLKKEKKDKLNKVDKKIPSEPNKKKSKTSEKKVEQAPKRPLVLAPAESPKAPKLVTAKLEKKSKDKKSKVQKKKDKKVNPTNVEPATPLTNLQKKKAAKRAYKKEQIKKRRENKSAKTKKAPTKRLFKAPPFDEEKFNAIVCDDNVKKIAKGLKKQVEKEVSEKKTAIFSDFQYFLNVSCFKIPNVPKRIVKLNLKHSLVDKDDDVAIIVSDLQRGSKVDYEPTIQHYEDIFREAGIEGLTIIPFNKLRNECNTFETVRKFGNTYDYFLCDGRLVGHVSGFCGKVFQKPRTTFHSVRMDNQKNLKREIEKSLCRTAYKQLDKGDLISIPIGTHKFTEDQLVENIMHVMEQLKGSYPGGLANIRGIYLKISIAGTSSLPLFLSVAEPPAEIPYVVGPREQRTLKLKREANEVLSNFNMTKEGNLLKLSKTDVERKRKLKEMRAVVNAEANTTEENKHDKANGKQAVVPAKKAKTEKSVIASDKSDKSKSKDEEPKVEEQGDDDEDDGEAEQEDEDENDSGEDEDVEEDDSGEEEDGDDDDDDDDDGDDDEEDAEDDDEDGAGDDDKDEDESEEEDDE; this is translated from the exons atGGTGAAGTTGCAAAAATCTTTAACAAAACCTTTAGATATAATcgagaaaaagaaaacaaagttGCCTGCACCACCACTTGCAGGCATCTCaaagtcaaacaaaaaagaaaaagcagttACTGTACTGGAGAAGTCGCCGAAATCCAAAAAAGAAAAGTTAGCAAAAGCAATTATTAAAGATGTCGAAGTTGTGGcgcctttgaaaaaagaaaagaaagataaattaaataaagttgatAAGAAGATTCCGAGCGaaccaaacaagaaaaaatccaaGACGTCTGAAAAGAAGGTGGAACAGGCTCCAAAACGTCCTTTGGTACTAGCACCGGCAGAATCTCCTAAAGCTCCCAAATTAGTTACGGctaagttggaaaagaagtcgAAGGATAAAAAGTCCAAAGTTCAAAAGAAAAAGGATAAAAAAGTCAACCCAACTAACGTTGAGCCAGCAACCCCTTTAACaaatttgcaaaagaaaaaagcTGCCAAACGAGCCTACAAAAAAGAGCAAATTAAGAAGAGGCGCGAAAATAAATcggcaaaaaccaaaaaagctcCAACAAAACGTCTATTTAAGGCACCACCATTTGATGAGGAAAAATTCAATGCAATTGTATGTGACGATAATGTGAAGAAAATAGCAAAGGGTCTGAAAAAGCAGGTAGAAAAGGAAGTATCTGAAAAGAAAACAGccatttttagtgattttcaatacTTCCTAAATGTCTCGTGCTTCAAAATACCTAATGTTCCAAAACGTATTGTAAAGCT caATTTAAAACATTCGTTGGTTGATAAAGATGATGATGTTGCTATCATTGTGTCCGATTTACAACGTGGATCTAAAGTTGATTACGAACCAACAATTCAACATTATGAAGATATCTTCCGCGAAGCCGGTATTGAAGGACTGACAATCATACCATTTAATAAACTTAGGAATGAATGCAATACTTTTGAAACTGTGCGGAAATTTGGAAATACCTATGATTATTTTCTATGCGATGGGCGCTTAGTAGGACACGTATCTGGTTTTTGCGGAAAG GTCTTCCAAAAACCGCGTACAACATTCCATTCAGTACGTATGGATAATCAAAAGAATTTAAAACGAGAAATTGAGAAATCGTTATGTCGTACTGCTTACAAACAACTGGACAAGGGTGATCTCATATCAATACCGATCGGTACTCACAAGTTCACAGAAGATCAGTTGGTTGAGAATATTATGCATGTAATGGAGCAGTTGAAGGGTTCTTACCCCGGCGGCTTGGCCAATATCCGTGGCATATATCTTAAAATAAGTATCGCTGGTACGTCATCATTGCCATTATTCCTCAGTGTTGCAGAGCCACCTGCGGAGATCCCTTATGTTGTCGGACCACGTGAGCAGCGTACGCTGAAATTGAAACGCGAAGCTAACGAGGTTTTGTCTAATTTCAATATGACAAAAGAAGGAAACTTGTTGAAGCTATCAAAAACTGATGTGGAACGCAAACGTAAATTGAAAGAAATGCGAGCAGTAGTAAACGCTGAAGCCAATACCACTGAAGAAAATAAGCATGATAAGGCCAATGGTAAACAAGCTGTTGTGCCAGCAAAGAAGGCTAAAACTGAGAAAAGTGTTATAGCTTCCGATAAAAGTGATAAAAGTAAGTCTAAAGATGAAGAGCCTAAGGTAGAAGAGCAAGGCGACGACGATGAAGATGATGGTGAAGCAGAGCAAGAAGATGAGGATGAGAACGACAGTGGCGAAGATGAGGATGTGGAGGAAGATGATAGTGGGGAAGAGGAAGAtggcgatgatgatgatgacgacgaCGATGACGGTGATGATGATGAAGAGGATGCTGAAGACGACGATGAGGACGGCGCGGGGGATGATGATAAGGATGAGGATGAAAGTGAAGAAGAAGATGATGAATAA
- the LOC126761286 gene encoding alpha-1,3/1,6-mannosyltransferase ALG2: MVRILFLHPDLGIGGAERLVVDAALALKSRGHEVSFLTNHHDPTHCFKETSDGTLQVEVVGDWLPRKIFGRFYALCAYFRMMYAALYASFVMSRRENIDIFFCDQISVGVPILKLAKSRPKILFYCHFPDQLLSAREGYLKSVYRAPLNYFEELTIGMADVTFVNSKFTLRVFGDTFHRLKIVPDVLYPTLNTDYFDAMKNQISAKQSNEFGVNGCEDIPRNAFVFLDINRYERKKNHALALHAFRLVIDSLPPTEAKRCRLVVAGGYDSRVLENLEHYDELRQLVDKLGLQESVLLLRSPNDDEKFMLLYKSNCLLYTPDNEHFGIVPLEGMYMSKPVIAVNSGGPTETIVHNSTGLLCEKQPQRFAEAMLQIYKDDGLRERMGVMGHKRVQQKFSFGAFSDKLNNIVESIMKPTWTRSSNIQKDE, from the coding sequence ATGGTGCGTATTCTCTTCCTTCACCCTGATTTGGGGATTGGCGGCGCGGAGCGACTTGTAGTGGACGCAGCGCTCGCATTAAAATCCCGAGGTCATGAGGTTAGCTTCTTAACAAATCACCATGATCCAACGCATTGTTTTAAAGAAACTTCGGATGGAACTTTGCAAGTTGAAGTCGTTGGCGACTGGTTGCCACGTAAGATATTTGGACGATTCTATGCGCTATGTGCCTACTTTCGCATGATGTACGCTGCCTTGTATGCATCGTTTGTAATGTCGCGACgtgaaaatattgatatattctTTTGCGATCAAATTTCTGTTGGTGTACCTATATTGAAACTAGCTAAAAGCCGGCCTAAAATTCTTTTCTACTGTCATTTTCCCGATCAATTACTAAGCGCACGGGAGGGTTATCTTAAAAGTGTTTATCGCGCACCTCTAAACTATTTTGAAGAGTTAACCATTGGTATGGCTGATGTAACATTCGTAAATTCCAAATTTACCTTACGTGTGTTCGGTGATACATTTCACCGACTGAAGATAGTGCCCGACGTTTTATATCCAACGTTAAATACCGATTATTTTGACGCAATGAAAAACCAGATCTCAGCGAAACAAAGCAATGAATTCGGTGTAAATGGTTGTGAAGACATTCCACGAAATGCATTTGTTTTTCTGGATATTAATCGATATGAGCGTAAGAAAAATCACGCCTTAGCTTTACATGCCTTCCGTTTAGTGATCGACTCTTTACCACCTACGGAAGCGAAACGTTGCCGCTTGGTAGTAGCTGGTGGCTACGATTCGcgtgttttagaaaatttggaacATTACGATGAGCTTCGACAGCTGGTGGATAAACTCGGTCTGCAAGAAAGTGTATTATTGCTGCGCTCTCCGAATGATGACGAAAAATTCATGTTACTTTATAAATCAAATTGTCTTCTTTACACACCCGATAATGAGCATTTCGGAATTGTGCCACTGGAAGGCATGTACATGTCGAAACCAGTGATAGCTGTAAACAGTGGTGGACCAACAGAGACGATTGTGCACAACTCTACGGGATTATTGTGTGAGAAGCAGCCACAACGATTTGCAGAAGCAatgttacaaatatacaaagaCGACGGCCTGCGTGAGAGAATGGGTGTAATGGGACACAAGCGGGTACAACAAAAGTTCTCATTTGGTGCTTTTAGCGACAAACTCAATAATATTGTGGAAAGCATTATGAAACCAACCTGGACAAGAAGTAGTAACATACAAAAAGATGAATAA